In one Spirosoma rigui genomic region, the following are encoded:
- a CDS encoding vanadium-dependent haloperoxidase yields the protein MPHFYSSPVGIQSNLRRYALASLFSTLLWIATVGCQPSGTEVAPASRPAALEATVAVKWIDLFLTVERFAPGFRPPVAARALGYINLAAYEAVVPGSTSYQSVARQLPGLEIPSVESGKAYQWDIVVNESYHALMVSFFPHVTEVYKKQIETLYQQLAVSSADAEVQTRSKKFGQAIAAAVYRFSRTDKVGDEGYLNNQPTSYVPPVGPGLWQPTFPDYGRALLPYWGKVRTFAASESDKIARPPLPYSTSVTSPMYTQGLEVYSSTTPLSREKQWIGEFWSDDITTLTFEPAARWFAIAQQVIQQEKVPLDKAIYTYAKLGMGLNDAGVACWNSKYLYNTERPVSYIRRAVDPRWQSKLTNPITSLQGITPPFPSYPSGHSCFGGAAAEVLTDVFGSAYAMTDRCHEGRTEFMGTPRSFGSFYEMATENAYSRIPLGVHFRMDCEEGLRMGYVIGRRVNQLAWKR from the coding sequence ATGCCGCATTTCTATTCCAGCCCTGTGGGTATTCAATCTAATCTGCGCCGGTATGCACTGGCTTCCCTGTTCAGCACGCTCCTGTGGATCGCTACCGTGGGGTGCCAGCCCTCCGGCACCGAGGTCGCACCCGCTTCCCGACCAGCCGCGCTGGAAGCCACCGTGGCCGTGAAGTGGATCGACCTGTTTTTAACCGTTGAGCGTTTTGCTCCCGGCTTTCGACCGCCCGTAGCGGCTCGTGCGCTGGGTTACATCAACCTGGCTGCCTACGAGGCCGTTGTGCCGGGTTCAACCAGTTACCAGTCCGTAGCCCGGCAACTACCGGGTCTGGAAATTCCTTCGGTAGAAAGTGGTAAGGCATACCAGTGGGATATTGTGGTCAATGAATCGTATCATGCCCTGATGGTCAGCTTTTTTCCCCACGTCACGGAGGTGTACAAAAAGCAGATTGAAACGCTTTATCAGCAACTCGCCGTCAGCTCCGCCGATGCGGAAGTACAAACCAGATCTAAAAAATTCGGGCAGGCCATAGCGGCTGCGGTTTATCGCTTTTCACGTACCGACAAAGTGGGCGATGAAGGGTATTTGAATAACCAGCCCACCAGCTACGTACCTCCGGTGGGGCCAGGCCTTTGGCAACCAACGTTCCCGGATTATGGTCGGGCGCTGTTGCCATACTGGGGTAAAGTGCGAACCTTTGCGGCCAGCGAAAGTGATAAGATTGCGCGTCCTCCACTACCGTATAGCACCAGCGTTACGTCCCCCATGTATACGCAGGGGCTGGAGGTCTATTCATCCACAACACCGCTATCGCGGGAAAAGCAGTGGATCGGGGAGTTCTGGAGCGACGATATTACTACCCTCACGTTCGAACCGGCGGCCCGGTGGTTTGCCATTGCACAGCAGGTCATCCAGCAAGAAAAAGTACCACTCGACAAAGCGATCTATACCTATGCCAAGTTAGGTATGGGCCTGAACGATGCGGGAGTTGCCTGCTGGAATTCAAAATACCTGTACAACACGGAGCGCCCCGTTTCCTACATACGACGGGCCGTTGACCCCAGGTGGCAGAGTAAACTGACAAACCCGATTACCAGTTTGCAGGGGATCACCCCTCCGTTTCCAAGTTACCCATCCGGGCACTCCTGTTTTGGCGGGGCAGCCGCCGAAGTGCTGACAGATGTTTTCGGATCGGCCTACGCCATGACCGACCGGTGCCACGAAGGGCGAACCGAGTTCATGGGTACGCCACGGTCGTTCGGCAGTTTCTACGAGATGGCAACCGAAAACGCGTATTCCCGCATCCCGCTGGGAGTTCATTTTCGCATGGATTGCGAAGAGGGGCTGCGGATGGGTTACGTCATTGGCCGCCGGGTCAACCAACTGGCCTGGAAAAGATAG
- a CDS encoding lytic transglycosylase domain-containing protein, which produces MAAIRPAATVAARITASPLPQTTTAGINALVSPDAIQSRLTQSGLSRSQTSDLMATRLVAAPTAAPDLPMLDVNFCGECLPLDQANVASRWKRVFTLFRPHASDLGDLQKRADSFFPIIEPILKKHDIPDDFRFVPLAESGLRPKAISRAGAAGYWQLMPGTARSLGLKVNSKTDERFNVKKATEAACKYIRALYTQLGSWSLVAAAYNVGPGYINGQLKRQAHRDYYRMHLPRETQYYLFRVLLYKEVMSRPDDYSSFLSPAPQTAYNPWQRTRLSPIG; this is translated from the coding sequence ATGGCCGCCATACGGCCAGCAGCTACTGTGGCGGCCCGCATAACGGCCTCTCCCCTGCCCCAGACTACTACCGCCGGCATTAATGCCCTGGTAAGCCCCGATGCTATCCAGTCCAGACTAACCCAATCGGGTTTGAGCCGGTCGCAAACCTCCGATTTAATGGCTACCCGGCTGGTCGCAGCTCCCACGGCGGCCCCCGACCTGCCCATGCTCGACGTTAATTTTTGCGGAGAGTGTTTGCCACTCGATCAGGCCAACGTAGCCAGCCGCTGGAAACGAGTGTTCACCCTGTTTCGTCCCCACGCCAGCGACCTGGGTGACCTGCAAAAACGGGCCGATTCATTCTTCCCCATCATCGAGCCCATCCTCAAAAAACACGATATCCCCGACGATTTTCGCTTTGTACCGCTGGCCGAAAGTGGCCTGCGTCCCAAAGCCATTTCACGCGCCGGCGCGGCCGGGTACTGGCAGTTGATGCCGGGGACCGCCCGCTCGCTGGGCCTGAAAGTGAACAGCAAAACCGACGAGCGGTTCAACGTCAAAAAAGCAACCGAAGCCGCCTGTAAATACATTCGGGCGCTCTACACCCAATTGGGATCATGGTCGCTGGTGGCGGCCGCCTACAACGTCGGTCCGGGCTATATCAACGGCCAGCTGAAGCGGCAGGCGCACCGCGATTATTACCGGATGCACCTCCCCCGCGAGACTCAGTATTACCTGTTTCGGGTCCTGCTGTATAAAGAAGTGATGTCGAGACCCGACGATTACTCTTCGTTCCTCTCGCCCGCCCCCCAAACGGCTTATAACCCCTGGCAACGGACCCGGCTGAGCCCCATCGGCTGA
- a CDS encoding ABC transporter ATP-binding protein — MTPSTESVITIRGLRKSFGDLHVLRGVDLDVFRSENVVVLGRSGTGKSVLIKIIVGLLKADAGTVTVLGQDVNQLQGRELDAFRRQVGFSFQSSALYDSMSIRENLEFPLVRNVRNLSRADIDRAVEEALDDVGLSQTINQMPSELSGGQRKRIGIARTLILKPEIMLYDEPTAGLDPITSIEINNLINEVRERYKATSIIITHDLTCAKTTGDRVAMLLDGKFERVGTFEEVFADPDERVQQFYNYNFVN; from the coding sequence ATGACACCATCTACCGAATCCGTTATTACCATTCGGGGACTTCGTAAATCCTTCGGCGACCTGCATGTACTGCGGGGCGTTGATCTCGACGTATTCCGCAGCGAAAACGTCGTTGTGCTTGGGCGTTCCGGTACGGGAAAATCGGTTCTTATTAAAATAATCGTTGGTCTCCTCAAAGCCGATGCCGGTACCGTAACGGTGCTGGGTCAGGATGTAAACCAGTTGCAGGGGCGCGAGCTGGATGCGTTTCGCCGACAGGTGGGCTTCTCGTTTCAGAGCAGCGCTCTGTACGACAGCATGAGTATCCGGGAAAACCTGGAATTTCCCCTCGTTCGTAACGTACGCAATCTAAGTCGGGCCGACATTGACCGGGCCGTTGAAGAAGCGCTCGACGATGTTGGCCTTTCGCAGACGATAAACCAGATGCCTTCTGAATTATCGGGTGGACAGCGTAAACGAATCGGCATTGCGCGGACGCTTATTCTCAAGCCGGAAATCATGCTCTACGATGAGCCAACGGCCGGCCTTGACCCCATCACCAGTATTGAAATCAACAACCTGATCAACGAAGTGCGCGAGCGCTATAAGGCCACGTCGATCATTATTACGCACGACCTGACCTGCGCCAAAACCACCGGTGACCGCGTAGCGATGCTGCTCGACGGCAAGTTTGAACGCGTTGGCACCTTTGAAGAAGTGTTTGCTGATCCCGACGAACGGGTGCAGCAGTTTTATAACTATAATTTCGTGAACTGA
- a CDS encoding L,D-transpeptidase family protein → MNKRSIGIGIAVIAGLLLVFFIGRTFLTKTPTAPTVEEQAAENLEQKRLVLHQVCRFADSVGIDTTRFATRNTDSPASVTDKISRLLVEVRYGKKPSRLEFSGLKETLDPAWGKHVDSTFSPGQLRDVASFGPYKQLVSHYNRIRSRSKGNPAADDSLRLIRQTLNFYRYTNRFEADKFVLVNIPAGELNVFDRSGKRLLPMQVIAGKADKQTPCMTTYIKGIVAYPYWNVPRNIALEEMLPRMQKDISYIYNQNLQILDEKEKEVDPEEIDWASLSPTNFPYRVRQASGCENSLGLIKFELENPLAIYLHDTNSRDLFTLTADRWRSHGCVRVQKPVELANLVLGQQTFDSGFMNRCLIDQKPKMLSIPKPVPVFLAYNTADVDAAGKLRIYKDVYAMDKK, encoded by the coding sequence ATGAACAAACGTAGTATAGGTATTGGCATCGCGGTTATCGCCGGGCTGCTGCTCGTCTTTTTTATTGGCAGGACCTTCCTGACCAAGACACCCACCGCCCCAACGGTCGAGGAACAGGCAGCGGAAAATCTGGAACAGAAACGACTTGTGCTGCATCAGGTATGCCGCTTCGCCGATTCGGTGGGGATCGATACTACCCGCTTTGCTACCAGAAACACCGATTCGCCTGCCAGCGTAACGGACAAAATAAGCCGTCTGCTGGTAGAGGTGCGGTACGGAAAGAAACCTTCCCGCCTGGAATTTAGCGGTCTCAAAGAAACCCTCGATCCTGCCTGGGGTAAACATGTAGACAGCACGTTCTCGCCCGGGCAGTTACGCGATGTGGCTTCGTTTGGTCCTTATAAGCAGCTGGTCAGTCATTACAATCGCATCAGAAGCCGGTCGAAAGGAAATCCGGCTGCCGATGACTCGCTGCGGCTTATCCGGCAGACGCTTAACTTTTACCGGTACACGAACCGGTTTGAAGCCGATAAGTTTGTGCTGGTCAATATTCCGGCGGGGGAGTTGAATGTCTTCGATCGATCCGGTAAGCGGTTGCTGCCTATGCAGGTCATTGCCGGTAAAGCCGATAAGCAAACGCCCTGTATGACTACCTACATTAAAGGGATCGTGGCCTACCCATACTGGAACGTACCCCGCAACATTGCGCTGGAGGAGATGCTGCCCCGTATGCAAAAGGATATTTCGTATATCTACAACCAGAACTTACAAATCCTCGACGAGAAGGAAAAAGAAGTCGATCCCGAAGAGATTGACTGGGCTAGTCTGTCGCCTACCAATTTCCCATACCGGGTACGCCAGGCATCGGGTTGCGAAAACTCGCTTGGCCTGATCAAGTTTGAACTGGAAAATCCGCTGGCCATTTACCTGCACGACACCAACAGCCGGGACCTGTTTACGCTCACCGCCGACCGGTGGCGGAGTCACGGTTGTGTGCGGGTTCAGAAACCTGTTGAACTGGCAAACCTGGTTTTGGGTCAACAAACGTTTGATTCGGGTTTTATGAACCGGTGCCTGATCGATCAGAAACCAAAGATGCTGTCAATTCCCAAACCTGTCCCGGTCTTCCTGGCTTATAACACCGCCGATGTAGACGCGGCCGGCAAGCTCCGGATTTATAAGGACGTGTACGCCATGGACAAAAAATAG
- a CDS encoding MlaE family ABC transporter permease, with amino-acid sequence MQSDTTNPTDRGPDRPVVTRRLDRLFLDLADVAAFIGRFFRELFVPPYEFKEIVRQCYEVGFRSLLLISTTGFITGIVFTNQSRPSLSEFGATSWLPSLIAIAIVRALGPLVTALIAAGKVGSSIGAELGSMNVTEQIDAMEVSGTDPFKFLVVSRVIATSFTIPLLTMYTIFVALIGAYINVNQNEQTSFTSYIQEVFGAITYLDIFASMLKSIVFGFTIGIVGCYKGYHSSKGTEGVGKAANSAVVTSMFLVFIEELLSLQIVGAIRGS; translated from the coding sequence ATGCAGTCTGATACGACAAATCCCACTGACCGAGGCCCTGACCGCCCCGTTGTTACCCGGCGGCTCGACCGGCTTTTTCTTGACCTTGCCGATGTAGCCGCCTTTATTGGTCGATTTTTTCGGGAGTTGTTCGTCCCCCCCTACGAATTCAAGGAAATTGTCCGCCAGTGCTACGAAGTCGGCTTTCGGTCGCTGCTGCTGATCTCAACCACTGGTTTTATAACGGGTATTGTCTTTACCAACCAGTCACGCCCTTCTCTGAGCGAATTTGGCGCTACGTCCTGGCTACCGTCTCTGATTGCCATTGCCATTGTCCGGGCGCTGGGCCCCCTGGTGACCGCCCTGATTGCAGCGGGAAAAGTAGGGTCCAGTATTGGGGCTGAGCTGGGATCGATGAACGTTACGGAGCAGATCGACGCTATGGAAGTGTCGGGCACTGACCCGTTCAAGTTTCTGGTCGTGAGCCGCGTTATTGCCACGTCGTTCACCATCCCGCTGCTGACGATGTATACCATCTTCGTGGCCCTCATTGGTGCGTACATCAACGTCAACCAGAACGAGCAGACGAGTTTTACTTCCTACATCCAGGAAGTATTCGGTGCCATTACCTACCTCGACATCTTCGCATCGATGCTCAAGTCGATTGTCTTTGGCTTTACTATTGGCATTGTCGGCTGCTATAAAGGGTATCACTCATCCAAAGGAACGGAAGGGGTTGGTAAAGCCGCCAACTCAGCGGTAGTAACGTCGATGTTCCTGGTGTTTATCGAAGAATTGCTCTCTCTCCAGATCGTGGGAGCCATTCGAGGCAGTTGA
- a CDS encoding IlvD/Edd family dehydratase, with protein MPLRSQDWFGRTGKDGFIYRAWMKNQGFPHHEFEGKPVIGICNTWSEFTPCNAHFRELAEAIKRGVWEAGGFPLEFPVMSLGECQIKPTAMLFRNLASMDVEESIRGNSIDGVILMCGCDKTTPSLVMGACSVDIPTMVVSGGPMLAGRFQGRKIGTSDLWRFAEDFKMGRMSQAEFIAAEASMARSQGHCAVMGTASTMAAMVESLGLSLPDNATIPAADSRRKVLAHMTGVRMVELVRENKKPSDILTRQAFENAIMINAALGGSTNFILHLTAIAGRVGVDLSLDDFDRLSAKIPLLANLQPSGEHFVEDLFYAGGLPAVIRELRNVLHNDVLTVNGKSIGDNCVDAQCYDPAVIATVDQPFKPESGVAVLRGNLCPHGAVLKPSAATPELMQHTGRAVVFENIDDYKARIDDPDLDVDPSCVLVLKNVGPRGYPGMPEVGNMQLPAKILAQGVHDMVRISDGRMSGTGFGTVILHVSPESAVGGNLALVQNGDLITLDVDNRSLHLHVSDEELAGRLVHFKPLDLGYDRGYVNLYIRHVTQAHEGADFDFLRGKSGSEVKRDSH; from the coding sequence ATGCCTTTACGTTCGCAAGACTGGTTTGGCCGCACCGGAAAAGACGGCTTCATATACCGGGCCTGGATGAAAAATCAGGGGTTTCCGCACCACGAGTTCGAAGGGAAGCCGGTTATCGGTATCTGTAACACCTGGTCGGAGTTTACCCCCTGCAATGCTCACTTTCGGGAGCTCGCCGAAGCCATCAAGCGGGGGGTGTGGGAAGCGGGTGGCTTTCCGCTGGAGTTCCCCGTCATGTCGCTGGGCGAGTGCCAGATCAAGCCCACAGCCATGCTGTTCCGGAACCTGGCGAGCATGGACGTCGAAGAAAGCATTCGTGGTAACTCCATCGACGGCGTTATCCTGATGTGCGGCTGCGATAAAACGACGCCTTCGCTCGTCATGGGTGCCTGTAGTGTAGATATTCCCACGATGGTCGTATCGGGGGGACCCATGCTGGCGGGCCGTTTTCAGGGCCGTAAAATTGGGACGTCGGATCTGTGGCGGTTTGCCGAAGACTTTAAGATGGGCCGGATGTCGCAGGCGGAGTTTATCGCGGCCGAAGCCAGTATGGCCCGGAGCCAGGGGCACTGCGCCGTGATGGGTACGGCGAGTACGATGGCCGCCATGGTTGAGTCGCTGGGGTTGAGCCTTCCCGACAATGCCACCATTCCTGCGGCCGACTCGCGCCGGAAAGTGCTGGCTCACATGACCGGCGTTCGGATGGTGGAACTGGTACGGGAGAACAAAAAGCCGTCGGATATCCTGACCCGGCAGGCGTTTGAAAATGCCATTATGATCAACGCGGCTCTGGGCGGGTCAACTAATTTTATTCTGCATCTGACCGCCATTGCCGGTCGCGTGGGTGTCGACCTGTCGCTCGACGATTTTGATCGGCTATCGGCTAAAATACCGCTGCTGGCCAACCTCCAGCCATCGGGAGAACACTTTGTCGAAGACCTGTTCTACGCTGGTGGGTTGCCCGCCGTTATCCGCGAGCTGCGGAATGTGCTGCACAACGATGTGCTGACGGTGAATGGAAAGTCCATTGGCGATAACTGCGTTGACGCGCAGTGCTACGACCCGGCCGTTATCGCAACCGTCGACCAGCCGTTCAAGCCTGAGTCGGGGGTGGCCGTACTACGGGGTAACCTCTGTCCGCACGGGGCGGTGTTGAAACCGTCGGCGGCCACGCCCGAGCTGATGCAGCATACGGGCCGGGCGGTGGTGTTCGAAAATATTGACGACTACAAAGCCCGTATCGATGATCCTGACCTAGACGTGGACCCCAGTTGTGTGCTGGTGCTCAAAAACGTGGGTCCGCGCGGCTATCCGGGTATGCCTGAAGTGGGGAATATGCAGTTACCGGCCAAGATTCTGGCGCAGGGAGTGCACGATATGGTCCGGATCTCCGACGGACGGATGAGCGGTACCGGCTTTGGTACGGTGATCCTGCACGTCTCGCCGGAGTCAGCCGTGGGCGGTAACCTCGCCCTGGTCCAGAACGGTGACCTGATCACCCTCGACGTTGACAACCGGAGTCTGCACCTGCACGTATCCGACGAAGAACTGGCCGGTCGGCTCGTTCATTTCAAACCGCTGGATCTGGGTTACGACCGGGGTTATGTCAACCTCTACATTCGCCACGTAACGCAGGCCCACGAAGGAGCCGATTTTGATTTCCTGCGCGGCAAATCGGGTAGTGAAGTGAAACGGGATTCGCACTAA
- a CDS encoding MlaD family protein, which yields MSTESNKRSIVVGIFVLLGILIFVAGVFVLGGQQKRFTKSVRVMAVFSDVAGLKAGNNVWFSGVKIGTIKRVKFFGTNQVEVDMDIEQSAQPYIRKDAQATISSDGLIGNKIVQIFGGSPKSEPIEENDRLKTQEALSSDKVLETLQENNQNLLRVTNDFKALVGNIRKGKGTVGAVLTDSLVANNFKLAMENLQKASQNTVKVTGSVATFAAKLGTKGTLANELVSDTAVFRRLSRSAARLENAAGSAEKTVSNLSQTSENVNRASEKLNNTNSPLGVLLTDQETATNLRTSLRNLNKGTELLNEDLKAAQSNFLLRGFFKKRAKEEAKRKADSTTVTQP from the coding sequence ATGAGTACAGAATCGAACAAGCGCTCCATTGTCGTCGGCATATTCGTCCTGCTGGGCATCCTGATTTTCGTTGCCGGGGTCTTTGTCCTGGGCGGCCAGCAAAAGCGTTTTACCAAAAGCGTTCGGGTTATGGCCGTCTTCAGCGACGTAGCCGGGTTGAAAGCGGGTAACAACGTCTGGTTTTCCGGGGTCAAAATTGGCACCATTAAACGGGTAAAATTCTTTGGTACCAACCAGGTGGAGGTCGACATGGACATCGAACAGAGTGCGCAGCCCTACATTCGTAAGGATGCGCAGGCTACGATTAGTTCTGACGGTCTGATTGGCAATAAGATCGTTCAGATCTTCGGCGGGTCTCCCAAATCGGAACCGATCGAAGAAAATGACCGGCTGAAAACGCAGGAAGCGCTTAGTTCCGACAAAGTGCTGGAAACCTTACAGGAAAATAATCAGAACCTGCTGCGGGTCACGAACGACTTTAAGGCACTGGTGGGGAATATTCGTAAAGGCAAAGGGACGGTTGGTGCTGTCCTGACCGACTCGCTCGTTGCCAACAATTTCAAGCTGGCAATGGAAAATCTTCAGAAAGCCTCCCAGAATACGGTCAAGGTGACGGGCTCGGTGGCCACGTTTGCGGCCAAACTCGGTACGAAAGGTACACTGGCGAATGAACTGGTATCTGATACCGCCGTCTTTCGTCGCCTGAGTCGGTCGGCCGCACGGCTGGAAAATGCAGCGGGCTCGGCCGAAAAGACCGTCAGCAACCTGAGCCAGACGTCGGAAAACGTGAACCGGGCGTCGGAAAAACTCAACAACACGAACAGTCCGCTCGGCGTACTCCTGACCGACCAGGAAACCGCTACTAATTTGCGGACCTCATTGCGTAACCTGAATAAAGGCACCGAATTGCTGAACGAGGACCTGAAAGCGGCCCAGAGCAACTTCCTGCTACGGGGTTTCTTTAAGAAACGGGCCAAGGAGGAAGCGAAACGCAAAGCCGACAGTACTACGGTGACCCAGCCCTAA
- a CDS encoding EcsC family protein, producing the protein MTPYEIAVRDELVRWQRAMQKPPSVVGRLSTAMQRRINRIIPDKVHQAITLAIKQMTRAVLFGAEFLNRQPTRGMSLTERDASVARRIDFYRKAGAAEGGVTGAGGILLSFADFPLLLSLKMKLLFEIAALYGYNVSDYRERVFILYVFQLAFSSQERRQFVYQHVANWPEHSRQLPEDINQFDWLTFQQEYRDYIDLAKLAQLVPGIGAAVGVVVNYRLINQLGRTAMNAYRMRWLSENRELQIG; encoded by the coding sequence ATGACACCCTACGAAATAGCCGTTCGCGATGAATTAGTACGCTGGCAGCGGGCCATGCAAAAGCCGCCGTCTGTCGTTGGTCGGCTGTCGACAGCCATGCAGCGCCGGATCAACCGGATCATTCCCGATAAGGTCCACCAGGCCATTACGCTGGCTATTAAGCAGATGACGCGGGCCGTTTTGTTCGGTGCCGAATTCCTCAACCGCCAACCTACCCGGGGCATGTCGCTGACGGAACGCGACGCCAGTGTAGCCCGCCGAATCGACTTTTACCGAAAGGCCGGCGCGGCCGAAGGGGGCGTCACCGGAGCCGGGGGTATCCTGCTTAGTTTCGCCGATTTTCCGTTGTTGCTCAGTCTTAAAATGAAGCTGCTCTTCGAGATTGCGGCTCTGTACGGCTATAATGTCAGTGACTACCGCGAGCGGGTGTTCATCCTGTACGTGTTTCAACTGGCCTTTTCCAGCCAGGAACGGCGGCAGTTTGTTTACCAGCATGTAGCCAACTGGCCGGAGCACAGCCGGCAACTGCCGGAAGACATCAACCAGTTCGACTGGCTCACGTTTCAGCAGGAATACCGCGATTACATTGATTTAGCCAAATTGGCGCAGTTAGTTCCCGGAATCGGGGCTGCGGTGGGTGTCGTAGTCAACTACCGATTAATCAATCAACTGGGCCGCACTGCCATGAACGCTTACCGGATGCGGTGGCTGTCCGAGAACCGCGAACTACAGATTGGATAG
- a CDS encoding outer membrane beta-barrel protein encodes MLAILLFLSASPVTGQSRLSVTATVAPTIIRTNYNRTYLYPDSDGQVVEPVFVSGTRNTAGYLAGLGAQYSYAPGWSISAGLWYSQSTMRQLRLPAAGEGTTTVRSRTLRVPLLLNYQPLARRLSPYVSLGLHLDFPFSSRVIVDRTGADTQRLRLGTESGPVFHPMVGAGGRYQFNNRCALIVQPVWAYNLGRFGGAQTYTSSYEVSLLAQLTYALP; translated from the coding sequence ATGCTCGCAATCCTGCTGTTTCTGTCGGCGAGCCCAGTGACGGGGCAGTCCCGGCTGTCGGTTACGGCAACGGTAGCCCCTACGATCATTCGTACCAATTACAACCGGACGTATCTCTACCCCGACAGCGACGGACAGGTGGTGGAACCGGTTTTTGTTAGCGGCACGCGCAATACGGCGGGCTACCTGGCCGGCCTTGGCGCCCAGTATTCCTACGCTCCCGGCTGGTCGATTTCTGCGGGCTTGTGGTATAGCCAGTCAACAATGCGGCAGTTGCGCTTACCCGCAGCCGGGGAAGGCACAACAACGGTGCGGAGCCGTACACTGCGCGTCCCCCTCCTCCTGAACTATCAACCCCTCGCCCGCCGATTATCACCCTACGTTTCCTTGGGTCTGCACCTCGACTTCCCCTTCTCTTCCCGCGTGATTGTTGACCGTACGGGGGCTGATACGCAGCGGCTACGACTCGGAACCGAATCGGGGCCCGTTTTTCATCCGATGGTCGGTGCCGGAGGTCGGTACCAGTTCAACAACCGGTGTGCTCTGATTGTCCAGCCAGTCTGGGCATATAACCTGGGGCGCTTCGGGGGTGCCCAAACCTACACCTCTTCGTATGAAGTCAGCCTGTTGGCGCAACTCACCTACGCCCTCCCCTAA
- a CDS encoding murein L,D-transpeptidase catalytic domain family protein, with translation MKRLCLLLVVLLNVASTSSNDNRITNRKLISTVKKAVTTDASPTVYDQLNLSQSGLQRDVFEYALRGWQKMGAKKPVLSIVDLSQPSTKKRLYVVDLLNKKILFNTYVSHGQKSGDLVATSFSNVQSSFQTSLGFYKTLNTYMGKHGLSLQLQGLEKGFNDNVFNRNIVLHGADYVCEEFIRKTGRLGRSQGCPAVPYAESKKIIEVVKGGTCLFVYSPNPDYLKNSAYIATATPSI, from the coding sequence ATGAAGAGACTATGCCTTTTGCTGGTCGTGCTGCTTAATGTAGCCAGTACCAGTTCGAACGACAACCGAATCACCAACAGGAAACTGATCAGTACCGTCAAAAAAGCCGTAACGACCGACGCATCCCCTACTGTTTACGATCAGCTCAATCTAAGCCAGTCCGGCCTGCAGCGTGACGTGTTTGAATATGCCCTGCGCGGCTGGCAGAAAATGGGCGCCAAAAAACCCGTCCTGTCGATCGTTGACCTCAGCCAACCCTCGACCAAAAAACGACTGTATGTAGTCGATCTGCTCAACAAAAAGATCTTATTTAATACCTACGTATCACACGGCCAGAAATCGGGCGACCTGGTGGCTACGTCGTTTTCGAACGTACAGTCGTCATTCCAGACAAGCCTCGGTTTTTACAAGACCCTCAATACGTACATGGGTAAACACGGCCTGTCGCTCCAGTTGCAGGGACTGGAAAAGGGGTTTAATGACAATGTCTTTAACCGCAACATCGTGCTACACGGTGCCGACTACGTCTGTGAAGAGTTTATCCGTAAAACGGGCCGATTAGGCCGCAGCCAGGGTTGCCCCGCCGTGCCCTATGCCGAGTCGAAGAAGATCATCGAAGTGGTTAAGGGTGGAACCTGCCTTTTTGTCTACTCCCCTAACCCCGATTACCTGAAAAATTCAGCCTATATCGCTACCGCAACCCCGTCCATCTGA